A section of the Ranitomeya imitator isolate aRanImi1 chromosome 7, aRanImi1.pri, whole genome shotgun sequence genome encodes:
- the LOC138644873 gene encoding uncharacterized protein, with amino-acid sequence MSANEQDCVRALIEMYRSLPCLWKIKSADYSNRYKKKDAYEKLVAIYKEHHPTETVDEHIVRKKIQALRTVYKKELNKVEKSLKSGAGTDDVYVPKLWYYDLLAFTRDQEIPRPCQTVTSICAPSPEENLPESPDEHVPLQQRERPEGNDVQSHQSSRSPCLEDQRRPQRPSRKRKSTAGTPVDLLAMANNILSKHAATQLSAFPTLVEERLKKLDVTQRSHAERLMFDVLNAAAAGKLSDTSMLNITERQPSSQFYFGPPQEPMHSTPVRRPGPHHSQFWTPPAPPSFADFSQGPPTSTDRYSEMGTYYQNL; translated from the exons atgtctgccaatgaacaagactgtgttcgggcactcatagagatgtaccgctccctgccctgcttgtggaagataaagtcggcggattacagcaaccgctacaaaaagaaagatgcgtatgagaagctggtggccatctacaaggagcatcatcccactgagacggtggatgaacacattgtgcgtaaaaaaatccaggctctccgcacagtctacaaaaaagagttgaacaaggtggaaaagtcgctgaagtctggggccggaactgacgacgtctatgtgcccaagttgtggtactatgacctgctggcgttcactcgGGACCAGGAAATTCCTCGTCCGTGCCAGACTGTCACAAGCATATGTGCACCATCGCCTGAAGAGAACCTGCCCGAGTCTCCggacgagcat gtgcctcttcaacagcgggaaagaccagaagggaacgatgtccagtcccatcagtcctccagaagcccgtgtctcgaggatcagagacgtccacagcggccatctcgcaaaagaaagtcgacagcggggacacctgtggatctcctggcaatgGCTAACAACATCTTGTCCAAGCATGCGGCAACCCAGCTCTCCGCATTCCCAACCTTGGTTGAGGAACGGTTAAAAAAATTGGACGTTACCCAACGATCTCACGCGGAGCGATTGATGTTTGACGTTCTGAACGCGGCAGCCGCTGGAAAACTGAGCGACACATCTATGTTGAACATCACCGAGCGTCAGCCCAGTAGCCAGTTTTATTTTGGACCAccacaggagcccatgcacagcactcctgtccgcagaccaggcccacatcattctcagttctggacaccacctgcacctccttcttttgcagacttttcacaagGACCTCCTACGTCCACGGACCGGTACAGCGAGATGGGCACCTACTATCAAAATTTGTAG